The following proteins are co-located in the Deinococcus metallilatus genome:
- the tatC gene encoding twin-arginine translocase subunit TatC, producing the protein MTQGQDLKSAPLLDHLEELRKRIIISLVFLAVGLVIAFQYRLQLIELVKVPLHASEQYRLGHVTVVTQGLTDQFFLALNLSFWAGLALALPFILWQVWAFIAPGLYPHERKWGLPFIIGAGLSFLAGAVFGYELVLPAMVGFLLDFLAGAVTPLLNLRDYIGTVTTFLVAFGLAFELPILAVILTRIGIVNHVMLRKGWRFALVGVAVAAAVITPTPDPGNMMLVAVPLYALYELGVLLSRVFRVVPAEEAPAIGA; encoded by the coding sequence ATGACGCAGGGACAGGACCTCAAGAGCGCGCCGCTGCTCGACCACCTGGAAGAACTCCGCAAGCGCATCATCATCAGCCTGGTCTTCCTGGCGGTTGGGCTGGTCATCGCCTTCCAGTACCGCCTGCAACTGATCGAGCTGGTGAAAGTCCCGCTGCACGCCTCGGAGCAGTACCGGCTGGGCCACGTGACGGTCGTGACCCAGGGCCTGACGGACCAGTTCTTCCTGGCCCTCAACCTGTCGTTCTGGGCGGGCCTCGCGCTGGCGCTGCCCTTTATCCTGTGGCAGGTCTGGGCCTTTATCGCGCCGGGGCTGTACCCCCACGAGCGCAAGTGGGGGCTGCCCTTCATCATCGGCGCCGGGTTGTCTTTCCTGGCGGGGGCCGTCTTCGGATATGAACTGGTCCTGCCCGCGATGGTCGGCTTTCTGCTGGACTTTCTGGCCGGGGCGGTCACGCCGCTGCTGAATCTCCGGGACTATATCGGGACGGTGACCACCTTCCTGGTGGCCTTTGGTCTGGCCTTCGAGCTGCCGATCCTGGCGGTGATCCTCACGCGCATCGGGATCGTGAACCACGTGATGCTCAGGAAGGGCTGGCGCTTCGCGCTGGTGGGCGTGGCCGTGGCCGCCGCCGTCATCACGCCCACGCCCGACCCCGGCAACATGATGCTGGTGGCCGTGCCGCTGTACGCGCTGTACGAACTGGGCGTGCTGCTCTCGCGCGTGTTCCGGGTGGTTCCGGCAGAAGAGGCCCCGGCCATCGGCGCCTGA
- a CDS encoding NUDIX domain-containing protein, with product MTRPPPDETFYASPDGLPERASVGAVVLRRDVEGWRVAVVVEPGEERQLPKGGLEPGETHEAALHRELREEAGLKAVRLVADLGVLERQNYARTRWQVTRYFLGLTDEVGETPLEPGFRLEWWPLDAVPPLFWPEQSRLVGRVRQNLERGAYGLT from the coding sequence ATGACCCGGCCACCACCTGATGAAACCTTTTACGCCAGCCCTGACGGACTGCCGGAGCGGGCGAGTGTGGGTGCGGTGGTGCTGCGCCGTGATGTAGAGGGCTGGCGAGTTGCCGTGGTCGTGGAGCCGGGCGAGGAGCGCCAGCTTCCGAAGGGGGGGCTGGAACCCGGCGAGACGCACGAGGCCGCGCTGCACCGCGAACTGCGCGAGGAGGCAGGGTTGAAGGCCGTGCGGTTGGTGGCCGACCTCGGTGTGCTGGAACGGCAGAACTACGCGCGCACCCGCTGGCAGGTCACGCGCTACTTTCTCGGCTTGACAGATGAGGTGGGGGAGACGCCGCTGGAACCGGGCTTCCGGCTGGAGTGGTGGCCTCTGGACGCCGTGCCGCCGCTGTTCTGGCCCGAGCAGTCGCGGCTGGTGGGGCGGGTCCGTCAGAATCTCGAACGGGGGGCATACGGGCTGACCTGA
- the glmU gene encoding bifunctional UDP-N-acetylglucosamine diphosphorylase/glucosamine-1-phosphate N-acetyltransferase GlmU: MTHTERPLDVVILAAGQGTRMKSALPKVLHPVAGRPMVAWAVKAARELGARNIVVVTGHGAEQVETALQGAGVRFARQEQQSGTGNAFLVGADALKGQGDADVLVLYGDTPLLRPETLRALIADHHAQGSAFTILTGELPDATGYGRILRDAEGNVERIVEEKAATPEEKAVREFNSGVYVMDGRAPELARRITNDNAAGEYYLTDLLELYRGEGAKVRAFKLADPDEVMGANDRTQLAQAEGIVRQRINMAHMKAGATLQAPDTTYIEDTVTLGRDVTIEPGVILRGQTRVADGVTVGAYSVVTDSVLEEGVVVKPHSVLEGAQVGTDSDVGPFARLRPGTVLGQGVHIGNFVETKNARLDAGVKAGHLAYLGDVTIGAETNVGAGTIVANFDGVNKHQSTVGAGVFIGSNSTLIAPRVIGDAAFIAAGSAVHEDVPEGALAVARGKQRTLEGWSRRYWGGMREQVQKKLPWLAGWLQKQ, encoded by the coding sequence ATGACACACACAGAACGTCCGCTGGACGTGGTCATTCTCGCGGCGGGGCAGGGCACCCGCATGAAATCGGCACTGCCGAAGGTGCTGCATCCAGTGGCGGGGCGGCCGATGGTCGCCTGGGCGGTCAAGGCGGCCCGGGAGCTGGGCGCGCGGAACATCGTGGTGGTGACCGGACACGGGGCCGAGCAGGTGGAAACGGCGCTGCAAGGCGCAGGCGTCCGCTTCGCGCGGCAGGAGCAGCAGTCGGGGACCGGGAATGCCTTCCTGGTCGGTGCGGATGCCCTGAAAGGTCAGGGGGACGCCGACGTGCTGGTGCTGTACGGCGACACGCCGCTGCTGCGGCCCGAGACGCTGCGCGCCCTGATCGCCGACCACCACGCGCAGGGGAGCGCCTTCACGATCCTGACGGGCGAGCTGCCCGACGCGACCGGCTATGGCCGCATCCTCCGCGACGCGGAGGGGAACGTGGAGCGCATCGTGGAGGAAAAGGCCGCGACGCCGGAGGAAAAGGCCGTCCGGGAATTCAACTCCGGCGTCTACGTGATGGACGGACGCGCGCCCGAACTCGCGCGGCGGATCACCAACGACAACGCGGCGGGCGAGTATTACCTGACCGACCTGCTGGAACTGTACCGGGGTGAAGGGGCGAAGGTCCGCGCCTTCAAGCTGGCCGATCCCGACGAGGTGATGGGCGCGAACGACCGCACCCAGCTCGCCCAGGCCGAGGGGATCGTGCGCCAACGCATCAACATGGCGCATATGAAGGCCGGGGCCACCTTGCAGGCCCCCGATACCACCTACATCGAGGACACGGTGACGCTGGGCCGCGACGTGACCATCGAGCCGGGCGTGATCCTGCGCGGTCAGACGCGCGTGGCGGACGGCGTGACGGTCGGCGCCTACAGCGTGGTGACCGACAGCGTGCTGGAGGAAGGCGTGGTCGTGAAGCCCCACAGCGTCCTGGAAGGCGCGCAGGTCGGCACGGACAGCGACGTGGGGCCGTTCGCCCGCCTGCGCCCCGGCACGGTGCTGGGGCAGGGCGTCCACATCGGCAACTTCGTGGAGACGAAGAATGCCCGGCTGGACGCGGGCGTGAAGGCCGGGCACCTCGCCTACCTGGGCGACGTGACCATCGGCGCGGAAACGAACGTCGGGGCGGGCACGATTGTCGCCAACTTCGACGGCGTGAACAAACACCAGAGTACCGTCGGCGCGGGCGTCTTCATCGGCAGCAACTCCACCCTGATCGCCCCGCGCGTAATCGGGGACGCCGCCTTTATCGCCGCGGGCAGCGCCGTCCACGAGGACGTGCCGGAAGGCGCGCTGGCGGTCGCGCGCGGCAAGCAGCGTACCCTGGAAGGCTGGTCGCGCCGCTACTGGGGCGGAATGCGCGAGCAGGTGCAGAAGAAGCTGCCGTGGCTGGCGGGGTGGCTGCAAAAGCAGTAA
- a CDS encoding twin-arginine translocase TatA/TatE family subunit: MSLGPLEIILIIVVIALVFGARKLPELGKGLGQGIKEYKKEMREPVVPPVTDVQARPLDPVTGTPVTTEVTRTADGRVVETVTERDHRA; this comes from the coding sequence ATGTCGCTCGGACCGCTCGAAATCATCCTGATCATCGTCGTCATCGCCCTGGTCTTCGGGGCACGCAAGCTGCCCGAACTCGGCAAGGGGCTGGGGCAGGGCATCAAGGAATACAAGAAGGAAATGCGTGAGCCGGTCGTCCCGCCCGTGACGGACGTGCAGGCCCGCCCCCTCGACCCGGTGACGGGCACGCCCGTGACCACCGAAGTCACCCGGACGGCGGACGGGCGCGTGGTGGAAACCGTCACCGAGCGCGACCACCGCGCGTAA
- a CDS encoding nucleotidyltransferase family protein, with amino-acid sequence MTEAEFLHIIRLNPVNAAILDRLAELEAPQAYLVAGALFGTVWNVRSGQSPEAHIRDYDLFYWDADTSYEAEDAVIRRADTLFADLEARIEVRNQARVHLWFPQKHGLTRPPLHSTREGIEQFLVECTCVGVDERGELYAPSGLADLAAGRLRPNPRNHTPTLYAAKVADYRQRWPWLSEMKS; translated from the coding sequence ATGACCGAGGCCGAGTTCCTGCACATCATCCGCCTGAACCCCGTGAACGCCGCGATTCTCGACCGCCTCGCGGAACTGGAGGCCCCGCAGGCGTATCTGGTCGCCGGGGCACTGTTCGGGACCGTGTGGAACGTGCGGAGCGGACAATCGCCGGAAGCGCACATCCGTGACTACGACCTGTTCTACTGGGACGCCGACACCAGCTACGAGGCCGAAGACGCCGTGATCCGCCGCGCCGACACCCTCTTTGCCGACCTTGAGGCCCGCATTGAGGTCCGCAACCAGGCGCGCGTCCACCTGTGGTTCCCACAGAAACACGGCCTGACCCGCCCCCCCCTGCACAGCACCCGCGAGGGCATCGAGCAATTTCTGGTGGAATGCACCTGCGTCGGCGTGGACGAGCGAGGCGAGCTGTACGCCCCCTCCGGCCTGGCCGACCTCGCCGCAGGCCGCCTCCGCCCCAACCCCCGCAACCACACCCCCACCCTCTACGCCGCCAAGGTAGCCGATTACCGCCAACGCTGGCCCTGGCTGAGCGAGATGAAGTCCTGA
- a CDS encoding prolipoprotein diacylglyceryl transferase encodes MDPVFLQIGNFTIAWYGVLITLGIVAGVWVGTRLARERGLNVGLFNDMILWMIIWGLVGARLLFVVTSWHQFAGIPFPRVLLDIINLRAGGISIHGGLIGGILVLIYYTRRYKLNFYQYADLCVPGVAFGIIGGRIGNIMNGTDTVGRVTGWPIGYHWPASARAFHEGMCIPNPNPDMDLSKYCQEIGGQLVMTAPVHFTQLYGVIIGIILAVASYFWLRSRKAGWAFWQFWLWYSILRAGWEETFRLNPLPLKTYLSQGLHEPGIGLWTETHLISIPLILISIWMLVRIRNQPDTRSEVRDGRPGETAGR; translated from the coding sequence ATGGACCCCGTTTTCCTTCAGATCGGCAATTTCACGATTGCCTGGTACGGCGTGCTGATCACGCTGGGCATCGTGGCAGGCGTGTGGGTGGGCACCCGGCTGGCCCGCGAGCGTGGCCTGAACGTGGGCCTCTTCAACGACATGATCCTCTGGATGATCATCTGGGGGCTGGTCGGGGCGCGGCTGCTGTTCGTGGTGACCTCCTGGCACCAGTTCGCGGGCATCCCCTTTCCGCGCGTGCTGCTGGACATCATCAACCTGCGGGCGGGCGGCATCTCCATTCACGGCGGGCTGATCGGCGGGATTCTGGTGCTGATCTACTACACCCGGCGCTACAAGCTCAATTTCTACCAATACGCCGATCTGTGCGTGCCCGGCGTGGCCTTTGGGATCATCGGCGGGCGGATCGGCAACATCATGAACGGCACCGATACGGTGGGCCGGGTGACGGGCTGGCCCATCGGCTACCACTGGCCCGCCTCCGCCCGCGCCTTTCACGAAGGCATGTGCATTCCCAATCCCAACCCGGATATGGACCTCTCCAAGTACTGCCAGGAGATCGGCGGGCAGCTCGTGATGACGGCGCCCGTCCACTTCACGCAGCTCTACGGCGTGATCATCGGCATCATCCTCGCGGTCGCCTCCTACTTCTGGCTGCGCTCGCGCAAGGCGGGCTGGGCCTTCTGGCAGTTCTGGCTGTGGTACTCCATCCTGCGCGCCGGGTGGGAAGAAACCTTCCGCCTCAATCCCCTGCCGCTCAAGACCTATCTCAGCCAGGGCCTCCACGAGCCCGGCATCGGCCTGTGGACCGAAACCCACCTGATCAGCATCCCGCTGATTCTGATCAGCATCTGGATGCTCGTCCGAATCCGCAATCAGCCCGACACGCGCTCAGAGGTGCGGGACGGGCGGCCGGGAGAGACGGCGGGCCGGTAG
- a CDS encoding VOC family protein, which produces MTPATLDHLVIAARTLAEGRRWLEGRLGVTMQPGGEHTRFGTHNALLSLGPGAYLEVIAVNPQAPAPDRPRWFGLDTPELRERLEDGPRLIHWVARVPGLAGLDLAPFGEALDLSRGENRWTLTVPVDGALPGGGVWPSLITWHTPPPPARLPDAGVRLDSLTLGTPDPDALRALLNTLHFEGEVEVREAPQAELSALLETPDGLVTL; this is translated from the coding sequence ATGACCCCGGCCACCCTCGACCATCTGGTGATCGCCGCCCGCACGCTCGCAGAGGGCCGCAGGTGGCTGGAAGGCCGCCTGGGCGTCACGATGCAGCCCGGGGGGGAACATACCCGCTTCGGCACCCATAACGCGCTGCTCTCGCTCGGCCCCGGCGCGTATCTGGAAGTGATCGCGGTGAATCCGCAGGCTCCCGCTCCCGACCGCCCGCGCTGGTTCGGCCTCGATACACCCGAGTTGCGCGAGCGGCTGGAGGATGGGCCACGGCTGATCCACTGGGTCGCGCGGGTGCCTGGGCTGGCTGGCCTCGACCTCGCGCCCTTTGGTGAGGCCCTGGACCTGTCGCGCGGCGAGAACCGCTGGACGCTGACCGTTCCGGTGGACGGCGCCCTGCCGGGGGGCGGCGTCTGGCCCAGCCTGATCACCTGGCACACGCCGCCCCCGCCCGCACGCCTGCCCGACGCCGGAGTGCGCCTCGACAGCCTGACGCTGGGCACCCCCGACCCGGACGCCCTGCGCGCCCTGCTGAACACCCTGCATTTCGAGGGCGAGGTGGAGGTCCGCGAGGCCCCGCAGGCGGAACTGTCGGCGCTGCTGGAGACGCCAGACGGGCTGGTGACTCTGTGA
- a CDS encoding SDR family oxidoreductase yields MTLFRLDGKHALVTGGSKGIGLAAAHALVRLGAHVTIAARGEAALRTAADALGARCVVADVGTPEGVRAAVEAAGAAGPVDILVSNAGGPPPSLPSQVTEEAWRRGFDVTFLSTVRLADAVLPGMRERGWGRIIAITSLTVERPALTLPVSNALRAGVTNYLRTLALEVAADGVTCNTVAPGYTATDRLRALHADPAEAEKLQNRIPARRFGQPNEVGAAVAFLATNEAGYITGQEVLVDGGWGI; encoded by the coding sequence ATGACCCTCTTCAGACTGGACGGCAAACACGCGCTCGTCACGGGCGGCAGCAAGGGCATCGGTCTGGCGGCGGCGCACGCGCTGGTGCGGCTGGGCGCCCACGTGACGATTGCGGCGCGGGGGGAGGCGGCCCTGCGGACGGCGGCCGATGCCCTGGGGGCACGCTGCGTGGTGGCCGATGTGGGCACGCCGGAGGGGGTCCGCGCGGCGGTGGAGGCGGCGGGGGCGGCGGGTCCGGTGGACATCCTGGTGAGCAATGCGGGCGGCCCACCCCCCAGCCTGCCCAGCCAAGTGACGGAGGAGGCCTGGCGGCGGGGCTTCGACGTGACCTTTCTCTCGACGGTGCGGCTGGCCGACGCCGTCCTGCCCGGGATGCGGGAGCGCGGGTGGGGCCGCATCATCGCGATCACCAGCCTGACGGTGGAGCGGCCCGCGCTGACGCTGCCGGTCAGCAACGCGCTGCGGGCCGGGGTCACGAACTACCTCCGCACCCTGGCGCTGGAGGTCGCCGCCGACGGCGTGACCTGCAACACCGTCGCGCCCGGCTACACGGCCACCGACCGCCTGCGCGCCCTGCACGCCGACCCCGCCGAGGCCGAGAAGCTCCAGAACCGCATTCCCGCCCGCCGCTTCGGGCAGCCGAACGAGGTGGGCGCGGCGGTCGCCTTTCTGGCGACGAACGAGGCCGGGTACATCACCGGACAGGAGGTGCTGGTGGACGGCGGCTGGGGGATCTGA
- a CDS encoding barstar family protein, with protein MAYAMLNTARIHDWSSFHNVCAEVFGFPDFYGRNMDAWIDCLTYLDEDDGMSRFVLGEGEHLFILVPDFKEFSARVPEIAYAFLDCSSFVNKRYLEAKRMPRLALVLQ; from the coding sequence ATGGCTTACGCGATGTTAAATACGGCGAGAATCCATGACTGGTCGAGCTTCCACAACGTATGTGCCGAGGTCTTTGGCTTTCCCGACTTCTATGGTCGGAACATGGATGCCTGGATTGATTGCCTCACCTATCTGGATGAGGACGACGGGATGTCCCGGTTTGTACTCGGAGAGGGAGAACACCTTTTTATTCTCGTGCCGGATTTTAAGGAGTTTTCGGCGCGAGTACCGGAAATCGCCTATGCTTTCTTGGATTGCTCATCCTTTGTGAACAAGCGTTATCTTGAGGCAAAGCGGATGCCGCGCCTCGCTCTCGTCTTGCAGTGA